From the genome of bacterium:
ACGTAGTCGGCCAAACCCTTCTTGGCCTGCACTTCCGTTATCGCCGCCGTCAAGGTCGTCTTGCCGTGATCCACGTGGCCGATCGTGCCTACGTTGACGTGCTCCTTGGTCCTCTCAAACTTAGCGCGAGCCATGGCTGGCATCCTCCTGCACCAGTATGAATGCTGTTGCGAACCCGATCGTGCGGGGGTCCGCCGCGACTGCTCCCGAGCGACGGGAACATAAGAAAATCAGGCCTGGAGCCCACGAGCAGATTCGAACTGCTGACCGCTTGCTTACCATGCAAGTGCTCTACCGGCTGAGCTACGTGGGCCCGATTCCTGATTTATCGGTCACCGGGACTCCCCGGCCGTAGTTCCATCTACTGGAGCGGGAAACGGGACTCGAACCCGCGACCCTCAGCTTGGAAGGCTGATGCTCTAGCCAACTGAGCTATTCCCGCCCCGATCCCGAAGCCACACTGTATCTTTTGGTGGCGGGGGATGGATTCGAACCATCGAAGGCATCCGCCGACAGATTTACAGTCTGTTCCCTTTGACCGCTCGGGAACCCCGCCACACCCTGCACCACTTGTCGCTGGAGCTGGCGAGAGGACTTGAACCCCCAACCACCTCATTACAAGTGAGGAGCTCTACCAATTGAGCTACGCCAGCCCGTTCCTGACGAAATCGTGGACACACGACAAGGAAGAGAGGCGGCCAATCGGCCGCCGCTTTTCTCGTACCCACCATTTTGGGCGGGCCACGCAATATATAGGGGGAAGCTCCGAAGTGTCAAGGTAAAAAGGCGTTCAGGCGGGACGCACCTGCGTGCCCGAGGCGCCGTCCTCGACCGTGAAGCCCCGCGTCTGGATCTCGTCCCGCAGGGCGTCTGCCGCAGCCCAGTCCTTGCGGGCGCGCGCAGCGTCGCGCTGCGCCGCCATCGCCAGGATCTCGTCCGGTATGGCGGTGACGCCGGCGGCAACCAGGCCAGCCAGGCCGTCCCGGTGCAGGCCGAGGATGCCCGCGGCTGCGGCGAAGAGGCCGAAAGCGTCCTCAAGACATTGTACATCAACGAGTTGCTCTCCAGAGGCGCTATAATACTGATTGAGATCGCGCACCAGACCGAACAACACGCCGATGGCCCCGGCCGAGTTGAAATCGTCGTCCATGGCCGCGAAGAAGCGACGCCGATGGTTGCGTACGGCCTTGGCGAGGATCTCGCCCGGCTCTGAGACCAGCCCGGCCGGCACGGGATCGACGCCTGACGCCAGTTTTTCCCGTAGACGCACCGCGCCGCGCACCAGCCGGTCCAGGGCGGCCTCGGCCTCGCGCAGGCGCTCCTCGCTGTAGTCGATCTGGCTGCGGAAGTGGGCATTCAGCAGGAAGAAGCGGATCACCTCTGGCCGGAACTTCGCCAGGACGTCGCCCATGGCGAAGAAGTTGCCATCGGACTTGGACATCTTCTTGTCGCCGAGAAAGAGCAACCCGTTGTGCAACCAGTAGTTGACGAATTGCTCGCCGGTCCCGCAGCAGCTCTGGGCGCATTCGTTCTCGTGATGCGGAAAGAGCAGGTCCCGTCCGCCGCCGTGGAAATCGAAATGGTTGCCTAGGAACTTCGTGGACATGACCGAGCATTCGATGTGCCAGCCCGGTCGGCCCCTGCCCCAGGGCGAATCCCAGCCGGGTTCGCCCAGGGCGGCGTTCTTCCAGAGTGCGAAATCGAGGGGATCCTCCTTGTTGTCACCCACTTCCACGCGCACACCGCTGCGCATGTCGTCCACGTGGCGGCCCGAGAGGAAGCCGTAGTCGTCGTAGGAACGGACGCGGAAGTAGACGTCGCCGGCCGCCGCATAGGCGTGGCCCTTGGCGACGAGTCCTTCGATGAAGGCGACGATCTCCGGTATGTGGCCGGTCACCAGCGGGTATTCGTGGGCCGGCTGGATATTGAGCGCCTCGGCGTACTCGTGGTAGAGCGCGATGTTGCGGTCGGCCACGACGCGGTAGTCGACGCCCTCCTCGGTGGCCTTGGCGATGATCTTGTCGTCGATGTCCGTGAAGTTCTGGATGTGCCGGACCTCGTAGCCCAGGTGCTCCAGGTAGCGGCGCACCATGTCGCAGGCCACGAAGGCGAACATGTGGCCCACGTGCGGCTTGTCCTGGACCGTCATGCCGCACACGTACATGCCGACCCGGCCGGGATGGATCGGCTCGAACTTCCGCCGCGTGCGGGCGACGTGGTCGTAGACATGCAGGGTCATGAATCACTCCTGACCGGGTCGCGCCGGGCGCGCTCGCGGGTCCTGCGGACGGCGTCCAGGCAGAGATCGGTCAACAGGTCACCGAAGTCGATGCCGACCGCCGCCGCCGCCTTCGGCACCAGGCTGTTGCCCGTCATACCCGGTATGGTGTTCACCTCGAGACAGTAATAGGTAGCTCCGTCCAACCGGAAGTCAACCCTCGCGACGCCACGGCAACCGAGCAGATCGTAGGTCCGGCGGGCATCGCCGCTGATCATCTCGTAGAGGGGCGAATTCACGGGCGCCGGGCAGAGGTACTCGCTGGCGCCGTCGGTGTACTTGTGCTCGTAATCGTAGAACCCTTCGCGGGGCACGATCTCCACCAGGGGCAGGCGACGGCCCATGAGGATGGCGGCGGTCAGTTCGCGGCCCGGGACGTAGGATTCCAGCAGGACGCTGCTGCCGTGACGGGACGCCTCGCCGAAGGCGGCTGAGAACCCGTCGGCGTCCCCGACGATGCGCACGCCCACGCTCGAACCGTCGGCGTTGGGCTTGACCACGAGGGGAATACCGAGTTCGGACGCTGCCCGGGCGCAGAGCCTGTCCAGGTCCAGCATCTCATCGTCGGGCAGACCTGGCCCGCTCGCGGATACCGGCCGTGCGCCGGCCCCCTCCCAGCTCACCAGCAGCCAGTCGGGCGTGGGGATGCCGGCGCCGCGCAGCAGGCGCTTGGTGGCCGACTTGTCCATGGCGACGGCGCTGGTCCGCGGCCCGGACAGGGCGTAGGTCACGCCCATCAGATCCAGCAGCGCCTGCAGGTGCCCGTCCTCGCCGTCGCCGCCGTGCAGGGCCGGAAAGACCACGTCGAATGCGGTCAGGTCGGCCATGCCCATGACCTCGGGCACGGAGTCGATCACCCTGGCCTCCACGTCGTGACCCGCCGCGGACAGGGCCTCGACCGCCGCCCTGCCCGTCTCCAGGGATATCTCCCTCTCCCGGGAATCACCGCCCATGAGCACGGCGATGCTCAGCCTGTCCGGAACCCGGGCCTCATTCCCTCTCTTCACGCATCACCTCCTGTCGCTGACGGCATCAGCAAGGCCACGGCCAGGGCGGTCACGCATTCGCCTCGCCCCTCGGGCCCGACACCCTCTCCACGCGTGGCCTTCACCGAGACAGCGCCCGCCGGCACGCCGAGAGCCCCGGCCAGGGCGATGCGCATCTCTTCCGCGCGGGGGGCGATGCGGGGCTGCTCGGTGATGACGGTCGTGTCGACATTGCCGACCCGCCAGCCCTCGGCCGCCACGAGGCTCGCGGTCCGCGCCAGCAGATCCAGACCGGCGGCGCCCGCCCAGGCGGGATCGGTGTCGGGAAAATGACGGCCGATATCGCCCAGGGCCGCGGCCCCCAGCAGGGCGTCGATCACGGCGTGCGCCACGGCGTCGCCGTCCGAATGGCCGATGGGTCCGACCGGGCAGTCGGAGAAGTGCACACCGCCCAGGCGGCAGTCCCTGCCTTCCGACAGGAGATGTCGGTCCCACCCCAAACCGATTCTCACGAGGCTCACTCCAGGGAGATGTTGTCCAGCTGAACGACGGTCGTACGCTCCACGCGGCCCAGGAATAATAGCAGACTGCCGATATCGTCCAACCGGAATGTCCGTTCCTCGATATCGCCCGCCGCGGCGGCGAGGTCCATCTCGTAGCGGCGCCAGTCGCCGGTGATCCGGAAGCTGTCGCCGCAGGAAACCGCATCCCGGCGGCTGTCGAAGTCGTCCAGCCGGACCGAGAGGACGGCCTGCCCGCCGCCGTCGACGCGAGCGTCGAAGGCCAGCTTGCGGTAGCCGCTCCAGTCGCGGGGCATGCTCCTGAGGATCACGCCGGGCCAGCTGTCCCCTGGTTTCCCGGTGAAGCTCAGCAGGCGCCCCCCGCCGAGATGATCCTCGAAGCTGTACGTCGCCCCGCTGCCCTCGTTCTCGTTCCACAGGAACAGCTCTCTGTCGTCCTCGAAGTCGGCCAGCAGGGGAAAGCGCGCGCGCGCCAGACGCTCGCCGCGGATGAAGGCGGGTATCTCGCGCACCTGATAGGCCAGGACGGCGAGGCCGGCCAGGAAGATCAGGAGCGCCCACCGGCGGCCGCGTTCGAGATGAAGCAGCAGCCCTGCGGCCGACACGACGCCCCCCAGGTCCACGCCCGCATCCTGCAGCCGGGGATGACGGCCGACGAAGAGCTGGGGGATCTCGCAGCCCGCGGCCAGCAGGAAAGCCAGGACCGCAGCGGCGCCCAGGCTCCCCTTCAGCGGGCCGTAGCGATACAGCAGCAGGACGAGGGCGAAGGGGAGCCCGAAGTGGGCGATCACGCCGAACGAGCGCACGACGTGCATCCGCTCCAGCTGCCCGGGCACGGGCACCACGAACGGAACCAGCAGCAGCAGGGCGCCCAGCAGCCACCACCGCGCCCCGACGCGCTCGATCGC
Proteins encoded in this window:
- the tuf gene encoding elongation factor Tu (EF-Tu; promotes GTP-dependent binding of aminoacyl-tRNA to the A-site of ribosomes during protein biosynthesis; when the tRNA anticodon matches the mRNA codon, GTP hydrolysis results; the inactive EF-Tu-GDP leaves the ribosome and release of GDP is promoted by elongation factor Ts; many prokaryotes have two copies of the gene encoding EF-Tu), yielding MARAKFERTKEHVNVGTIGHVDHGKTTLTAAITEVQAKKGLADYV
- the cysS gene encoding cysteine--tRNA ligase codes for the protein MTLHVYDHVARTRRKFEPIHPGRVGMYVCGMTVQDKPHVGHMFAFVACDMVRRYLEHLGYEVRHIQNFTDIDDKIIAKATEEGVDYRVVADRNIALYHEYAEALNIQPAHEYPLVTGHIPEIVAFIEGLVAKGHAYAAAGDVYFRVRSYDDYGFLSGRHVDDMRSGVRVEVGDNKEDPLDFALWKNAALGEPGWDSPWGRGRPGWHIECSVMSTKFLGNHFDFHGGGRDLLFPHHENECAQSCCGTGEQFVNYWLHNGLLFLGDKKMSKSDGNFFAMGDVLAKFRPEVIRFFLLNAHFRSQIDYSEERLREAEAALDRLVRGAVRLREKLASGVDPVPAGLVSEPGEILAKAVRNHRRRFFAAMDDDFNSAGAIGVLFGLVRDLNQYYSASGEQLVDVQCLEDAFGLFAAAAGILGLHRDGLAGLVAAGVTAIPDEILAMAAQRDAARARKDWAAADALRDEIQTRGFTVEDGASGTQVRPA
- a CDS encoding D-alanine--D-alanine ligase; translated protein: MKRGNEARVPDRLSIAVLMGGDSREREISLETGRAAVEALSAAGHDVEARVIDSVPEVMGMADLTAFDVVFPALHGGDGEDGHLQALLDLMGVTYALSGPRTSAVAMDKSATKRLLRGAGIPTPDWLLVSWEGAGARPVSASGPGLPDDEMLDLDRLCARAASELGIPLVVKPNADGSSVGVRIVGDADGFSAAFGEASRHGSSVLLESYVPGRELTAAILMGRRLPLVEIVPREGFYDYEHKYTDGASEYLCPAPVNSPLYEMISGDARRTYDLLGCRGVARVDFRLDGATYYCLEVNTIPGMTGNSLVPKAAAAVGIDFGDLLTDLCLDAVRRTRERARRDPVRSDS
- the ispF gene encoding 2-C-methyl-D-erythritol 2,4-cyclodiphosphate synthase, which codes for MSLVRIGLGWDRHLLSEGRDCRLGGVHFSDCPVGPIGHSDGDAVAHAVIDALLGAAALGDIGRHFPDTDPAWAGAAGLDLLARTASLVAAEGWRVGNVDTTVITEQPRIAPRAEEMRIALAGALGVPAGAVSVKATRGEGVGPEGRGECVTALAVALLMPSATGGDA